AGGAAGAACTGCTGGGGGCTCCAGAAGAGACACCTGCAGGTACCTGGAATAGAAATGCAATCTCTAAAGATAGTAGTTTAGCTGACAAATTTAATGATACCATCTGACACTGGAGTGGAAATTGACATtggggaaggaaagaatcaTCCTGCAACATTGCAGAACTGTTATTCACTACATGTGTATACTTAGGTATGAACTACCCTCCTGATACAAAAGTTTTCCCCTAAAGAGGCCATGACAGAGGCTTCTGTTTCAGGAATAGAAGTGGACCACTGTGAGAAGTTAGTCAGCTATAGAAGCTGCAGCCTAAGCTGCTAAACCAGAGTTATCCTGTGCTTATATAGTCTCTAAGTTACAAAACACTGTCTTCCTGGTTACTCACTTTGAGTGCTTATACTTCTCCTTAATTGCTTGCAGTTGGCAATGGGGAACATCAAGGCATGCTTTATGCAGATCAGTCAGGCAAGGCACTATATCACTTAATGAATACCCAGTGAATGTAGCAAGTGTTTCTGGCTgtccagaagagaaaaaacagtgttATTCCAGTGTAGGTATCATTCATCTAAGAGATAAATTTTCTACAAAAGCATAAGCCATTTTCACTACATCAGTGCTCATGctagattttttcttttaggcTTGAAAAGGATTCAAGTGTATTCTGCCATCAGTTTCACTCTAGGTCTTCCTTGGTGCCAGATCTGACCAGAAGTTCCTTCTGCTTGAAGCATGTGGAATCCATTACATTCCTTCTGGGTCCCATCCTCTCCCAAAGCTGTTACTCTTAGCACTCAGCTGAGAGAGCTATCAAGGCTTGCAGTAAAGCTGCCACTCCATGTAATCACTCCGCTGAAGTGGAAACATTAAGGTTTCCCCTCCCTCCTAGAAAGCCCCTGAATGGTATTTAGGGGAGAAGTTTTAGATGTTAAAGACTAACAAGGTCTTACATAAAGACTTAATGTAATTGAGCAAGACAGCAAGGTCTTTCTTACTTCAGAAAGAAGACAGGGTATTTCAGGCTGGTTTAATATTAACTTATCAGGTATTTCCATTAGATCAGGAAAAGCTACTCATTCTAGGATTTCAGCCTTCGTAACATACATTGAAGCTACTAACTTTTGCTTTTCAGCCTAATTCTAGTAACATAAAATGCTTGAGCTACTCATTAACATGCAGTTGTTATTCTTACCCAGAAAGACCTGTTCATCGTATAGTTTGCTAGACAgtaggctgctgcagcagtttgcGATGGAAGGTACTTCAGAAATGGATCAGCTTCAAGCAGACTCAGCTCTGCAAGATACTGAACAAAAGCCCCACAATTTTTTCAAACAGCATGAACCTAGCTGGTACAATCAGTTCAATACAGCAAGCACTGAAAATAATTGTCAGTGGTCTCAGTTTCATGTAAATAACATGAGTTGCACATCAGATGGGTAGAAATAGCATTTTAGTCTTGTCAATCTTACAGAAGACCCTTTAGCGTATTTTAGTGGAAACAGAAAGACTATAGTTTGTCAAAGCCTAAACAATCTACACTAATATGAGGTTCTGTTCCCATCAACAGCTCTGATGTAATTCTACAGATAGATACTTAGAAAACTCATGTTCTCATCCTTCAGGGTTCTTGTTCATACAGGTTGATCTCACTTGGAGATCAGGGATAAACAGACAACTCTAAGAAACAGAATGTGAGCTCTCCTGAAGTAAAGCCATTGTATAATCCTATAAACCTTGCAGATAAGCAGCAGGTCAGATACACGCCATAAGCTTGGGTTAACCAGTTTCTGAGCAGAATTGCCTATGCAGCTACAGGGGTATATACTGTGTCATTGTGTAGCAATATGTAGTACCACCGTGCCCAGGGCAGACTTGCTATGCAGGCACTCTTCAAAAAACAACCAGATTTCCACCACCCAGCTGCTTAGCCAATGCATTACCCTTGACCAGACAGACAGAAATCTTCAATTTGGTTTATGAGACATTTATCAAGCAGTCTCACAAGCCTTCTACTGAAGACAGTGGGCTGCAAAACGTTCAGTTTTAGGCCTGCACAGTCCCAGATAAGACTTGGCATGAGAAAAAGCGTATCTTCTCACAGAGCGCAATACAATAGCAGAACCTGTATTTAACAAAGTTATCTGAGCAGACAAGTGGTTCTGCTTTTCGGATCACTTCTCCCACTGccttgaaaggaaaataactcaTACCCTTGCAAAGTTCTCTGTCTTCATACAGACTCCACATCTCTGAATATACTGAAGGAGGAACTGGTTGATGGTTGGGGCTGTTAGGTCAAAAGTCAACACTTTGAGAAGCAGGTGTTCCATTCTTAGCAGCTGCCTCTTTGTGTAGGTATCATCTGTTATATACACAAATTCATCCACTTCTGGTGGGTAGATTTCTTCATACTTCCTGTAAGAGGAATATAGAAGACATTTGCCAGCTTGAAAGTTATGGTAAGAGATAGCTTTCTGCTCAACCCATATCAGGATGAGCACATGACACCACTAAAATTTGTGTAGAGCTCTTATTTTAGTCCTTCTTCCAGCCTAGTTCAAGTTTGGGCAAAGATGTTTAGAGCAACTCTAGTCTAGATAGAAACACACTACATTGTTAGCTCTTTACTAATAGCAAGATCTCAGAGTGCACCTCAGTAACATTGAGCTCTAGACAAATCCTCATGTGCTCCTAGGCTATGTTGGATAACCTGTCTACTTAAAGCAGTTGAAGTCTAATTGCAGATTGCAACTGTGAACCTATTTTAGCCTTTCAGACTAGCAGCCTAACGTGGTAGCGGTTTTGCTACTGCTGCTATGCTTACAAATTTTCCCCACTAGTTCCTCACATCATAAacattaaatgtttaattttgctAGCAAAGTACGCAAAGTTGCTAATCTTGAGACACCACAAGAAGCTGCCTACCACTGCAAACTTTAGTCCTTCAAATTAAATTGAAGACTCATCCAAAAAATAAGTTTCAGCTCCCAGGTAAGGAGATAAACTTACGCAGCCAGAAGCATTGCTGCTGTTCCTACAAGCTGCAGCTTCCCTCTGAGAACAGACATGCAGGAAAGAAACCTGTCCAGGAAGTTCACCGCCAAGTACAGAGTCTCTGTGCGAAGTTTATATTCTTCCCCTACTTCCACCAGCCAGTCTACCAAGATGGCACGCATTCCTGTTGTGATATCTGGTTGTTTCTTCATGTAGTAGGGCTTGGGCCTGAATCGTTGCTGTTTGGAGAGAGTTGGAGAATCAGAATGCTCACCCTGAAGACAGCTATTGATGGCTGAGCTCATTAACATTCTTCATACTTATACCAAAAGGAGCATGAGTTGTTCCACTATTAATAACTCATTACTACTAACTACAGTTACAGTGCTAATAGTATTAACAACTAGTAGAATCTCTAGAAAGTAGTATTCCTACACTGAAGAGATAAGAGCTATGATGTTAGTAGCAGAATAGTAAAAACCTCCTGAACTATGGAAAGCCTTGGCCATCAAGCACATACaagccattcagagggacccaAGAATGAACAAATCAcatttccccccacccctcctgcccccacCCTTTCTTACTGGGAGAATACCCTTTAATGCTCTGATACGGAAAGGtaggaagaaaaacactgtAGCAAAAGAGCTGTCAGTGACATCACATCTGACTGCTTTAGTACTTTTGCAGCATTCAACTCCCATCTGCAAGAATGATTTCTCCCTCCCAAGGAGTCAAGAGATGCTCCAATGGTAGGGATTTTCAGGGACAAGAATAATCATGAAAAATATCACTGTCTACATGCTGCCTTCAGAGACAGCTTTTACTGCTTGGTTTCTCTCCTTCATAGTCCATCCTTGGGTTATCCTGGAACAGCCATACCTCTTTGCAGTATCGCAGCCTATCATAGAGACCACAAGTACCTATAAGCTTGTTCCAAGGCACTCACTTCAGCCTCTCGGAGGTATTGATGAATGTCTTCTGCATACTCTCCCACAGTCAGAGTTACAGGATCTACCATGTGATCCTCAGGCTGGGACTGGAAGGACGTATCCACTACCATGGGAGATCCTAACAGGTAAGAGGAAGCAGCAAGACATTTGTGTAATTAGCCTCTTCACCTTCTCCTGCCATGTCTAGGATTAAGTTATTTGCCTCATCCAGACACATGCCAAGTTACCTTGAAGTGTTATTTATTTGTAACAAGCTACTCGCAAAGTTACCAGCATCACAATTCAGAACTACCCTACATGTGCTGTGGGTACCATTTAAGTTGTCACAGGAGTTACCTGTACTCAGATCCAGCAGCAGGTGAATACTGGAAGTCATTGCACTAGTATCCAGTTCACACAGGCTTGATTCCAGCTCTTCAGCCACTTGGCAGCtgtagttttctttctcttctggttCATCCTCATAGATAGCAAACGCTTGCTTTGACACAGCACTGACCATTTGCTTGGGTAATTCATCTTTTCCAGATGAAGGGACAGCGTTTTCAGAGCCAGAGAAGTGTCTGATAACAGTAAAATCCTGaaacagagcacacaggctGAGGGGGGGCAactcaggaagaaaacaacagtaAGCATCATTTGTTTTAGCAGAGAAAAATCACTCTCCTTGCCTAACAGACACCAATAATAAAAGCCCACTGGAAAAAACACCAGCTATAGCTGGTGCTTCAGCTTGTTGCTGTCTTGCTGCAACAAAGTTCTCACCAAAAGAGCGAGGTGTAGTGAAAGTCAAGAACCAAGAGAGCAGCCTCATCCCCAGTGCCCACTATCAAGGTGAGAGAGGCGAAGGTGCTGCTCATTTCCTGAGGCTAGCAAGTGCAGTATCTGCTCCACATTCAGTTCTGgcaaacagcagctgctttccagtgcagcaggtTAAAGTAACAACAGCAAGTACTCAGGCAATGTCACAGATTTATGAAGGACTTCACCTGCAAGGCAGCATCTAATGCCAACTTACAAATCCAAGTTCGAGCTCAAGCATTACAACCTCTAGGACTAAGATGTGTGACCAGGCTGCAATCCTTCACATCATCTGCTATCAGTAAGCCACCAACAGTTACGGGCTTTGCAGAGTCACAACCATGAAGAGCTTGTGTACAT
This Lathamus discolor isolate bLatDis1 chromosome 4, bLatDis1.hap1, whole genome shotgun sequence DNA region includes the following protein-coding sequences:
- the CCNA1 gene encoding cyclin-A1, encoding MTTRSRLCCQGGGGAGGCNQQPPLPPPSAAAYIWAAGVYPACWLLSLCFLGGAAFSLPPKGTDCWAMRRTGEKSRAGRRETCPAAPRSSGRTVLGVLAENGQQRPSAQDFTVIRHFSGSENAVPSSGKDELPKQMVSAVSKQAFAIYEDEPEEKENYSCQVAEELESSLCELDTSAMTSSIHLLLDLSTGSPMVVDTSFQSQPEDHMVDPVTLTVGEYAEDIHQYLREAEQRFRPKPYYMKKQPDITTGMRAILVDWLVEVGEEYKLRTETLYLAVNFLDRFLSCMSVLRGKLQLVGTAAMLLAAKYEEIYPPEVDEFVYITDDTYTKRQLLRMEHLLLKVLTFDLTAPTINQFLLQYIQRCGVCMKTENFARYLAELSLLEADPFLKYLPSQTAAAAYCLANYTMNRSFWPETLATFTGYSLSDIVPCLTDLHKACLDVPHCQLQAIKEKYKHSKYLQVSLLEPPAVLPLQ